In Natronoarchaeum mannanilyticum, a genomic segment contains:
- a CDS encoding universal stress protein, which translates to MIEQVLVAMDDSEMAERALEYALEVHPDAEITVLYVAGEPSPMMGRALEMALEDDIEAVAREEAESIFESAGELAAERGVDLDTDVDVGSPAKSIIERAENFDAVVLGSHGGDLRSRLLMGNVAERVTRAAPVPVTVVR; encoded by the coding sequence ATGATCGAGCAGGTTCTGGTCGCGATGGACGACTCCGAGATGGCCGAGCGCGCCCTGGAGTACGCGCTCGAGGTCCATCCCGACGCCGAGATCACCGTGCTGTACGTCGCCGGCGAACCGTCGCCGATGATGGGTCGGGCGCTGGAGATGGCGCTCGAAGACGACATCGAGGCGGTGGCCCGCGAGGAAGCCGAGTCGATCTTCGAGTCGGCCGGCGAGCTCGCCGCCGAGCGCGGCGTCGACCTCGACACCGACGTCGACGTCGGCAGTCCCGCGAAGTCGATCATCGAGCGGGCGGAGAATTTCGACGCCGTGGTCCTCGGCAGTCACGGGGGCGACCTCCGGTCGCGGCTGTTGATGGGGAACGTCGCGGAGCGGGTGACCCGCGCGGCGCCGGTGCCGGTGACGGTCGTCCGATAG
- a CDS encoding inorganic phosphate transporter translates to MVSVLLLVGVVVSLFVGYNIGGATTGPAFGPAVGADAISKTTAAGLMTVFFFVGAWTIGRRVVETLGGDLVAASVFTLSTSIGVLFFIGLALFVGNLFGVPASTSMTAVGSIAGLGLAAGELDWTVMGEIAIWWIIAPFIGFWVSLVIGRYFYARLNRMVRMERSEGPLVRLDRSGAIPRPVVSETTSRRELWGVITVIVIGCLMAFSSGTSNIANAIAPLVGSDAVEMNPAIVGGCLAVGVGTFTIARRTLETMGNDLTELPLTAAIVVAVVSASLVIFLSAIGIPASFVVIATMSIIGLGWGRATRPLTVSEAVTGEESPRVSVGALTVDDEGETPPSIGEEDPEDIPSASDLFDPATTARVVMMQNVVPAIATTGAYLTFRFVPLFGL, encoded by the coding sequence ATGGTGTCGGTACTGCTGCTCGTCGGGGTCGTCGTGTCGCTGTTCGTCGGGTACAACATCGGCGGCGCGACGACCGGCCCGGCGTTCGGGCCAGCCGTCGGCGCCGACGCGATCTCGAAGACGACCGCGGCCGGACTGATGACGGTGTTTTTCTTCGTCGGCGCGTGGACGATCGGCCGCCGGGTCGTCGAGACGCTCGGCGGAGACCTCGTCGCGGCGTCGGTGTTCACGCTGTCGACCAGCATCGGGGTGCTGTTTTTCATCGGGCTCGCGCTGTTCGTCGGCAACCTGTTCGGCGTGCCCGCCTCGACGTCGATGACCGCCGTCGGATCGATCGCCGGACTCGGGCTCGCCGCGGGCGAACTCGACTGGACGGTGATGGGCGAGATCGCCATCTGGTGGATCATCGCCCCCTTCATCGGGTTCTGGGTGTCGCTGGTGATCGGCCGCTACTTCTACGCGCGGCTCAACCGGATGGTCAGGATGGAGCGCAGCGAAGGACCGCTCGTTCGGCTCGATCGGTCCGGCGCGATCCCGCGCCCGGTCGTCAGCGAGACGACGAGCAGGCGCGAGCTGTGGGGCGTGATCACCGTCATCGTGATCGGCTGCCTGATGGCCTTCAGCTCGGGAACCTCGAACATCGCGAACGCGATCGCGCCGCTGGTCGGGAGCGACGCCGTCGAGATGAACCCGGCCATCGTCGGCGGCTGCCTGGCCGTCGGCGTCGGGACGTTCACCATCGCGCGGCGGACCTTAGAGACGATGGGCAACGACCTGACCGAACTCCCGCTGACCGCGGCGATCGTCGTCGCGGTCGTCAGCGCGTCGCTGGTGATCTTCCTGTCGGCGATCGGCATCCCGGCGAGCTTCGTCGTGATCGCGACGATGTCGATCATCGGCCTGGGCTGGGGCCGGGCGACCCGCCCGCTTACGGTCTCGGAAGCGGTCACGGGCGAGGAGTCGCCCCGGGTGTCGGTCGGCGCGCTGACCGTCGACGATGAAGGCGAGACGCCGCCGTCGATCGGCGAGGAGGACCCCGAGGACATCCCCAGCGCCTCGGATCTGTTCGACCCGGCGACGACGGCGCGCGTCGTCATGATGCAGAACGTCGTCCCCGCGATCGCGACGACTGGAGCGTACCTCACGTTCCGGTTCGTGCCGCTCTTCGGGCTCTGA
- a CDS encoding ArsR family transcriptional regulator: MDSAALLDLLGNENRRRILRLLARKPCYVTEISEYLGVSPKAVIDHLRKLEEAGIVESHTDDQRRKYFHISRNLRLEVNVSPYEFGTKSAYPASRGFDITTWRYLSIDVQLDDDEEESTRELASELKELEQLENELSMAQRWVQGRITEVLDELTDEADADADSRLYADVLLALSDDPKITDAIAEDVEAPPGMVEQVLADLSENGLVERADDGWSLVD; the protein is encoded by the coding sequence ATGGACTCCGCAGCCTTGCTGGATCTTCTGGGCAACGAAAACCGCCGGCGCATCCTCCGCCTGCTGGCGCGCAAGCCCTGCTACGTCACGGAGATCAGCGAGTACCTCGGAGTCAGCCCCAAAGCGGTGATCGACCACCTCCGTAAACTGGAGGAAGCCGGCATCGTCGAGAGCCACACCGACGACCAGCGTCGGAAGTACTTCCACATCTCCCGGAATCTCCGGCTCGAAGTGAACGTCTCGCCCTACGAGTTCGGCACCAAGAGCGCCTACCCCGCGAGCCGCGGGTTCGACATCACGACGTGGCGCTACCTCTCGATCGACGTCCAGCTCGACGACGACGAGGAGGAGAGCACGCGCGAGTTAGCCTCGGAGCTCAAGGAGCTCGAACAGCTCGAAAACGAGCTCTCGATGGCCCAGCGGTGGGTCCAGGGTCGGATCACCGAGGTGCTCGACGAGCTGACCGACGAGGCGGACGCCGACGCCGACAGCCGGCTGTACGCCGACGTGCTCCTGGCACTGTCCGACGATCCGAAGATCACCGACGCCATCGCCGAGGACGTCGAGGCGCCCCCGGGAATGGTCGAACAGGTGCTCGCGGACCTCTCGGAGAACGGCCTCGTCGAGCGAGCCGACGACGGCTGGTCGCTGGTCGACTAA
- a CDS encoding HalOD1 output domain-containing protein produces the protein MTGKTHNGRDAQRTIEREWDDETPPSAALVRAIADARDVEPTDLPPLYDAVDADAMDALVGERDVTMTVEYHGFLATIHGDGRLELVDCEEGA, from the coding sequence ATGACGGGGAAGACACACAACGGACGGGACGCACAGCGAACGATCGAACGAGAGTGGGACGACGAGACGCCGCCGTCGGCAGCGTTGGTACGGGCGATCGCGGACGCTCGCGACGTCGAACCGACCGACCTGCCGCCGCTGTACGACGCGGTCGACGCCGACGCGATGGACGCGCTGGTCGGCGAGCGGGACGTGACGATGACCGTCGAGTATCACGGCTTTCTGGCGACGATCCACGGCGACGGTCGGCTGGAACTGGTCGACTGCGAAGAGGGGGCGTAG
- a CDS encoding AI-2E family transporter, with amino-acid sequence MNVSRGFLLALIAVVGVVSLLIVLPYLQYVLLALLLAYVLYPLHSRLADRVGGTASAASLLALVTLAALLPFVVVLRVIAADAVAYAEALQTGGIEFATIEAAIAEWTGVRVDLASSLGGSGEQIGGALVDAAGNVFGLLAHVLVGLGLTVFLLYYLLKDGDRLVVWLRDITPLPQRVQDDLYAEVGAVTWAVLAGHVFIAIVQGVVAGIGLFVAGVPSAAFWTAVMVVLALLPVIGAFMVWGPAALWLAATGDVVAAVALAIFGTIVVGVTDDFLRPIVVNRRADVSPAVIILGVIGGLSVFGFIGLFVGPIVLGILKAVLVVFDDYYDRMNEGVPP; translated from the coding sequence ATGAACGTCAGTCGCGGGTTCCTGCTCGCGCTCATCGCCGTCGTCGGCGTCGTCTCGCTGCTGATCGTGCTGCCGTACCTCCAGTACGTGTTGCTGGCGCTGTTGCTCGCGTACGTGCTCTACCCGCTCCACAGCCGCCTCGCGGACCGCGTCGGCGGCACGGCGTCGGCGGCGTCGCTGCTCGCGCTCGTGACGCTGGCGGCGCTGCTGCCCTTCGTCGTGGTCCTCCGCGTGATCGCGGCGGACGCCGTCGCGTACGCCGAGGCGCTCCAGACCGGCGGGATCGAGTTCGCGACGATCGAGGCGGCGATCGCGGAGTGGACCGGCGTGCGGGTCGACCTGGCGTCGAGCCTGGGCGGTTCGGGCGAGCAGATCGGCGGCGCGCTCGTCGACGCCGCGGGTAACGTGTTCGGGCTACTGGCCCACGTCCTCGTCGGGCTCGGGCTGACGGTGTTCCTCCTGTACTACCTGCTCAAGGACGGCGACAGGCTGGTCGTCTGGCTACGGGACATCACGCCGCTGCCCCAGCGCGTTCAGGACGACCTGTACGCCGAGGTCGGCGCCGTTACGTGGGCGGTGCTGGCCGGACACGTGTTCATCGCGATCGTCCAGGGCGTCGTCGCAGGGATCGGGCTGTTCGTCGCCGGCGTCCCCAGCGCCGCCTTCTGGACGGCCGTGATGGTCGTGCTCGCGCTGTTGCCCGTCATCGGCGCGTTCATGGTCTGGGGGCCCGCGGCGCTGTGGCTCGCGGCGACCGGCGACGTCGTCGCCGCCGTCGCGCTGGCGATCTTCGGCACGATCGTCGTCGGCGTCACCGACGACTTCCTCCGGCCGATCGTGGTCAACCGCCGGGCCGACGTCAGCCCCGCCGTGATCATCCTCGGCGTCATCGGCGGGCTGTCGGTGTTCGGCTTCATCGGGCTGTTCGTCGGGCCGATCGTGCTGGGGATCCTGAAGGCGGTCCTGGTCGTGTTCGACGACTACTACGATCGGATGAACGAGGGCGTCCCGCCCTGA
- a CDS encoding GrpB family protein has protein sequence MLGLERGTVELVEHRKGWHRLADEERSHLNDALSDSVDEIEHVGSTAIEGLPAKPVLDLLAITDELAPKSECATKLEPEGYELRENDPVPDRLFFARGPAEERTHYLSIAERGSECHREQIAFRDHLRANPDAAAEYARLKRKLAKAHPDDRASYTERKSAFVERILERERER, from the coding sequence ATGCTCGGACTTGAACGCGGCACGGTCGAACTCGTCGAACATCGCAAGGGGTGGCATCGCCTGGCCGACGAGGAGCGATCGCACCTGAACGATGCCCTGAGCGACAGCGTCGACGAGATCGAGCACGTCGGGAGCACGGCGATCGAGGGACTGCCGGCGAAACCCGTGCTCGACCTGCTGGCGATCACCGACGAACTCGCCCCAAAATCCGAGTGCGCAACAAAACTGGAACCGGAGGGATACGAACTCCGGGAGAACGATCCCGTCCCGGACCGGCTGTTTTTCGCCAGGGGGCCGGCCGAGGAGCGGACGCACTACCTCTCGATCGCCGAGCGAGGCAGCGAGTGCCACCGCGAGCAGATCGCGTTCAGAGACCACCTGCGAGCGAATCCGGACGCCGCCGCGGAGTACGCGCGGCTCAAACGGAAGTTAGCGAAGGCCCACCCCGACGACCGGGCGTCCTACACGGAGCGAAAATCGGCGTTCGTCGAGCGCATCCTCGAACGGGAGCGGGAAAGATAG
- a CDS encoding potassium transporter TrkA — translation MASLPVELLFGLYVGLLTGIVPALISGSLGFLFRYVTGVSVPALAVVVLAVAVAGINGGLLGLVDPAISQSPRLLVAALVVMMLSLYAHSQGDKLGASFPRRFSIAKLRKQTLSADVVDFVGGIGQVTVRPTGEIGDVDGYPPLPGDLREELLEGSWRFPADLPLAELESRLARRLRTEYDLAAVDVGIDAHGRATIDAAPPSGGLSRRVPPGKRAVSVAALVPTGVTRGERVVVDAGADEDPVEGTVLSARSTPDESAAVAPENEPVADGGEEPAAVRPAAPTTTGGEGRLTVAVPAGDAERLLRVDRSRVVVRPHDAPAEFELLSVLRRTGKFVESIGVRADGPLADGPLDPRAIRENHGVTVLGVRRSSIEEGGDRWTFSLDADAALDAEDELFVAGPPEAVARFREVMA, via the coding sequence ATGGCATCGCTTCCGGTCGAACTGCTGTTCGGGCTGTACGTCGGCCTGCTGACGGGGATCGTCCCGGCGCTGATCTCGGGGTCGCTGGGCTTTCTGTTTCGCTACGTCACCGGCGTCTCGGTCCCCGCGCTTGCTGTGGTCGTGCTCGCGGTGGCGGTCGCGGGGATCAACGGCGGCCTGCTCGGGCTGGTCGACCCCGCGATCTCGCAGTCGCCGCGGCTGCTGGTCGCCGCGCTGGTCGTGATGATGCTGTCGCTGTACGCCCACAGCCAGGGCGACAAGCTGGGCGCGTCGTTCCCGCGGCGGTTCTCGATCGCCAAACTCCGGAAGCAGACGCTCTCGGCGGACGTCGTCGACTTCGTCGGCGGCATCGGCCAGGTGACCGTCCGGCCGACCGGCGAGATCGGCGACGTCGACGGCTACCCGCCGCTGCCGGGCGACCTGCGCGAGGAGCTGCTGGAGGGGAGCTGGCGGTTCCCCGCCGACCTGCCGCTGGCCGAACTGGAGTCCCGCCTCGCTCGCCGCCTGCGCACCGAGTACGATCTGGCGGCGGTCGACGTCGGCATCGACGCTCACGGTCGAGCGACGATCGACGCCGCGCCGCCCTCAGGCGGCCTCTCGCGGCGCGTCCCGCCCGGCAAACGGGCCGTCTCGGTCGCCGCGCTCGTGCCGACGGGCGTCACCCGCGGCGAGCGCGTGGTCGTGGACGCCGGTGCGGACGAGGATCCCGTCGAGGGGACCGTCCTCAGCGCCCGCTCGACGCCAGACGAGTCGGCCGCCGTCGCGCCCGAGAACGAGCCCGTCGCCGACGGCGGGGAGGAACCCGCGGCGGTCCGGCCGGCGGCGCCGACGACGACCGGCGGCGAGGGACGACTCACCGTCGCGGTCCCCGCGGGCGACGCCGAGCGGCTCCTGCGGGTCGACCGGAGCCGCGTGGTGGTGCGACCGCACGACGCGCCCGCTGAGTTCGAGTTGCTCTCGGTGCTGCGGCGCACCGGCAAGTTCGTCGAGTCGATCGGCGTCCGCGCCGACGGGCCGCTCGCGGACGGCCCCCTCGATCCGCGGGCGATCCGGGAGAACCACGGCGTCACCGTGCTGGGCGTCCGCCGGTCGTCGATCGAGGAGGGCGGCGACCGCTGGACGTTCTCGCTCGACGCGGACGCCGCGCTCGACGCGGAAGACGAGCTGTTCGTCGCCGGCCCGCCCGAGGCCGTCGCGCGGTTCCGGGAGGTGATGGCGTGA
- a CDS encoding GNAT family N-acetyltransferase, which produces MGDSNSGGDRSHAGTDLTVREARADDYDDVVAFTSDTWADRKTGDYLPDVFHDWLAKEDARTAIAVDGDTAVGILQCALLSDREAWLQGMRVDPEYRGRGVGGLLVEHLFDWARSEGATVARNMVFSWNQAGLGQSRATGFEPTTEFRWLQPDPTADADHDAHDRLGVTTDPDVAWRYWQESAARDHLRGLALSPEESWAVRELTREDLREADDETAVFAVTSDEGARGMTFRVRDYEREVEGGGDVGESDDNAGAEAEGAAATERVAEYGVGAWADAEALETLVAAIRRDAAGIGADRTRVLIPETARHVSDGAYRRAGISDHPDFVLSADLAGR; this is translated from the coding sequence GTGGGGGATTCGAACTCCGGCGGCGACCGATCGCACGCCGGCACCGACCTGACGGTTCGCGAAGCGCGGGCCGACGACTACGACGACGTCGTCGCGTTCACCAGCGACACCTGGGCCGACCGCAAGACCGGCGATTACCTCCCGGACGTGTTCCACGACTGGCTCGCCAAAGAAGACGCCAGAACGGCGATCGCGGTCGACGGCGACACGGCCGTGGGAATCCTGCAGTGCGCGCTGCTGTCCGACCGCGAGGCGTGGCTCCAGGGAATGCGCGTCGACCCCGAGTACCGCGGCCGCGGCGTCGGCGGCCTGCTCGTCGAGCATCTGTTCGACTGGGCCCGCTCCGAGGGCGCGACGGTCGCCCGCAACATGGTGTTTTCCTGGAACCAGGCGGGGCTCGGACAGTCGCGTGCGACCGGGTTCGAGCCGACGACCGAGTTCCGCTGGCTCCAGCCCGACCCGACCGCGGACGCCGATCACGACGCCCACGACCGGCTCGGCGTGACGACCGACCCGGACGTCGCGTGGCGGTACTGGCAGGAAAGCGCCGCTCGCGACCACCTCCGCGGACTGGCGCTTTCGCCCGAGGAGAGCTGGGCCGTCCGCGAGCTGACGCGCGAGGACCTCCGCGAGGCCGACGACGAGACGGCCGTGTTCGCGGTGACGTCCGACGAGGGCGCCCGCGGGATGACGTTCAGGGTCCGGGACTACGAGCGCGAGGTCGAGGGCGGGGGCGATGTCGGCGAGAGCGACGATAACGCGGGCGCCGAAGCCGAGGGCGCCGCGGCGACCGAACGCGTCGCCGAGTACGGCGTCGGCGCGTGGGCGGACGCCGAGGCGCTGGAGACGCTGGTCGCGGCGATCCGCCGCGACGCCGCCGGGATCGGGGCCGACAGAACCAGAGTGTTGATCCCCGAGACGGCCCGGCACGTCAGCGACGGCGCCTACCGCCGGGCGGGCATCTCGGACCATCCCGACTTCGTGCTCTCGGCGGACCTGGCGGGGCGGTGA
- a CDS encoding NAD-binding protein, with the protein MVRGRRLVGVHAAVTLTTLVAVLSVLTGIANIGVTTVGPLDPYVPEYAQRLAGFTGTLTGFLMLAAVSGLRRGLRAAWYVVLVLLPITAAQGVLQASQVSFPLIVLSLLSIPVVALNRGRFSSPIGLTTTQMAAAIALTGVQAYGTVGAYILREEFNGVNTMLDAFYFTIVTATTVGYGDVAPTTQEARLFGMSVVVFGAASFAVALGSLLGPAIEARLSHALGKMTDSQLELLEDHVLVLGYGELTEPILTELHDAGRDFVVVTDDQTHAAELSDRGYNVFTGDPSDEEPMHRVRIEDARAVLVATENDAEDALTILTARELRPDVRIVAAATDRENIRKLRRAGADDVISPASIGGRLLVKSAFEETEERDTDEVLDELAGE; encoded by the coding sequence ATGGTGCGCGGACGACGACTGGTCGGGGTCCACGCCGCGGTGACGCTGACGACGCTGGTGGCCGTGCTGTCGGTGCTCACCGGCATCGCGAACATCGGCGTCACGACGGTCGGGCCGCTCGACCCCTACGTCCCGGAGTACGCCCAGCGACTCGCCGGGTTCACGGGGACGCTGACGGGCTTTCTGATGCTGGCGGCGGTGTCGGGACTCCGCCGGGGACTCCGGGCGGCGTGGTACGTGGTGCTGGTGTTGCTTCCCATCACGGCTGCCCAGGGCGTCCTGCAGGCCAGCCAGGTGTCGTTCCCGCTGATCGTGCTGTCGCTGCTCTCGATCCCCGTGGTCGCGCTCAACCGCGGGCGCTTTTCGAGCCCGATCGGGCTGACGACGACCCAGATGGCCGCTGCGATCGCGCTGACGGGCGTCCAGGCGTACGGCACCGTCGGCGCGTACATCCTGCGCGAGGAGTTCAACGGCGTCAACACGATGCTCGACGCGTTCTACTTCACGATCGTCACGGCGACCACGGTGGGCTACGGCGACGTCGCCCCGACCACCCAGGAGGCGCGGCTGTTCGGGATGAGCGTCGTCGTGTTCGGCGCGGCCAGTTTCGCGGTCGCGCTCGGTTCCCTGCTCGGGCCGGCGATCGAGGCGCGCCTCAGCCACGCACTCGGAAAGATGACAGACTCACAGCTCGAACTCCTGGAGGACCACGTCCTCGTACTGGGGTACGGCGAACTGACCGAACCGATCCTCACGGAACTGCACGACGCCGGCCGCGACTTCGTGGTCGTCACGGACGATCAGACCCACGCCGCCGAGCTTTCGGATCGCGGCTACAACGTGTTCACGGGCGATCCCAGCGACGAGGAGCCGATGCACCGCGTCCGGATCGAGGACGCCCGCGCGGTGCTCGTCGCGACCGAGAACGACGCCGAGGACGCCCTGACGATCCTGACGGCGCGCGAGCTTCGCCCCGACGTGCGGATCGTCGCCGCGGCGACCGATCGCGAGAACATCCGGAAGCTCCGACGAGCGGGCGCCGACGACGTGATCAGTCCCGCCAGCATCGGCGGGCGGCTGCTCGTGAAGTCGGCGTTCGAGGAGACAGAGGAGCGCGACACCGACGAAGTGCTGGACGAGCTCGCCGGAGAGTAG
- a CDS encoding potassium transporter TrkA, with the protein MVAPVVEAGFVAATRIAGLATLSGGVAFSAAVAYRWYGRTPIPEGPAVLLGLSSVALWLNTTATLIGAIGGSDALVEPTTALYTVGAFVVGGIAADLGRRAGDRVATESATLSAGVSGSLDGDVSRLVRSRGRAIRVTLPEEIDDVEGYDPVDDDRKADIAGTTLLFPQGLTVAELRERIVVRLEDDYGVGYIDVDVSADGAVDHLALGRRQAGLGRTLPPGTVGVAVRADPAFSASPGDAVEVWTSGGDAERVAAAELRAAVGDVVTLVVDERDADALAEDRRYRLVTLPREPQADRELLAGIREADEVAGVVTVSEGGDLDGTLVGDVPATVVAVDGPDGLEGTPRPGRALRAGDRVYALGRPEQLRRIGARAPDDDARAADDGAVDRAD; encoded by the coding sequence ATGGTAGCGCCCGTCGTCGAGGCCGGGTTCGTCGCCGCGACGCGGATCGCCGGGCTGGCGACGCTGTCCGGCGGCGTCGCCTTCTCGGCCGCGGTGGCGTACCGCTGGTACGGCCGGACACCGATCCCCGAGGGCCCGGCGGTGCTTCTGGGGCTGAGCAGCGTCGCGCTGTGGCTCAACACGACGGCGACGCTGATCGGCGCCATCGGCGGCAGCGACGCGCTGGTCGAGCCGACGACCGCGCTGTACACCGTCGGCGCGTTCGTCGTCGGCGGGATCGCGGCCGACCTGGGGCGGCGCGCGGGCGACCGGGTCGCGACCGAGTCGGCGACGCTCTCGGCGGGCGTCTCGGGCTCGCTCGACGGCGACGTCTCCCGGCTCGTGCGCAGCCGCGGTCGGGCGATCCGAGTGACGCTGCCCGAGGAGATCGACGACGTCGAGGGGTACGACCCGGTCGACGACGATCGCAAGGCCGACATCGCCGGCACGACGCTGCTGTTCCCCCAGGGGTTGACCGTCGCCGAACTCCGCGAGCGCATCGTCGTCCGTCTCGAAGACGACTACGGCGTCGGCTACATCGACGTCGACGTCTCCGCGGACGGCGCGGTCGACCACCTCGCGCTCGGGCGCCGCCAGGCCGGCCTCGGGCGGACGCTCCCGCCGGGGACGGTCGGCGTCGCCGTTCGGGCCGACCCGGCATTCAGCGCCAGCCCGGGCGACGCCGTCGAGGTCTGGACTTCGGGGGGCGACGCCGAGCGCGTCGCCGCCGCCGAACTGCGCGCGGCGGTCGGCGACGTCGTCACGCTGGTCGTCGACGAGCGCGACGCCGACGCGCTGGCCGAGGACCGACGCTACCGGCTCGTGACGCTCCCGCGAGAACCGCAGGCCGACCGGGAGCTGCTGGCCGGCATCCGCGAGGCCGACGAGGTCGCCGGCGTCGTCACGGTGTCGGAGGGCGGCGACCTCGACGGGACGCTGGTCGGCGACGTGCCCGCGACGGTCGTCGCGGTCGACGGCCCGGACGGGCTCGAAGGGACGCCCCGCCCCGGCCGAGCGCTCCGGGCCGGCGATCGGGTCTACGCGCTCGGTCGGCCCGAACAGCTCCGCCGGATCGGCGCTCGTGCGCCCGACGACGATGCCCGAGCGGCCGACGACGGCGCCGTCGATCGCGCCGACTGA
- a CDS encoding DUF456 domain-containing protein gives MSERTDQLTSEASSDDDDVRRDGGFDGGGFDDDSLDDDLLGGSDAESGSATDADDGSRLSGYFSPKAFLGALVGLAILAGVGRSVVPIVSGIGGLLGAFAGAFVVGLVSPKRRYAETGAAGALLGAISAIPGFIAFGLGLQSVATIAAIGGAVGLVVTLLGVYFGRDLRDGLSKDI, from the coding sequence ATGAGCGAGCGCACGGACCAGCTCACGTCGGAGGCGTCGTCGGACGACGATGACGTGCGCCGGGACGGGGGGTTCGATGGCGGCGGCTTCGACGACGACAGCCTCGACGACGACCTGCTCGGCGGTTCGGACGCCGAGAGCGGGTCGGCGACGGACGCCGACGACGGGTCGCGACTCTCGGGGTACTTCTCGCCGAAGGCGTTCCTCGGCGCGCTGGTCGGGTTGGCGATCCTGGCCGGCGTCGGGCGGTCGGTGGTCCCGATCGTCTCGGGGATCGGCGGCCTGCTGGGCGCGTTCGCGGGCGCCTTCGTCGTCGGGCTGGTTAGCCCCAAGCGCCGGTACGCCGAGACGGGTGCTGCGGGCGCGCTGCTCGGTGCGATCAGCGCGATCCCCGGGTTCATCGCGTTCGGTCTGGGTCTCCAGTCGGTCGCGACGATCGCCGCGATCGGCGGCGCGGTGGGGCTGGTCGTCACGCTGCTGGGCGTCTACTTCGGGCGCGATCTGCGCGACGGGCTGTCGAAGGATATCTGA
- the gatD gene encoding Glu-tRNA(Gln) amidotransferase subunit GatD, translated as MNAGDRVRVERAGQTYEGVLLPSTTPEHLVVKLEGGYNVGIDRSDADVDVLESDVYDVEDGDAEAESEVEFDEDLPTISLISTGGTIASTVDYRTGAVTAQFDAEDVLRAVPDLAGLANYRGRVVANILSENMTPDVWQELAGVVAEEIEQGADGVVVMHGTDTMQFTASALAFMLDTPVPIVFTGSQRSADRPSSDNVMNAVCAVEAAKSDCAEVLVCMHEDESDEDCALHRGTRVRKNHTSRRDAFETVGRKPLGRVDYDERAVTFRREHAERGESEARRASETSSGEQPGDAELAVSDDLNPDVALVKFTPGTDEAVLDLAAEKDGIVIEGTGLGHVHSDWIDRIDEITDAGTPVVMTSQCLDGRVCDRVYDTGRDLLDAGVIEGEDVLPGTAKVKLMWALANSQNIAETMRTPIAGEITDRSVPWK; from the coding sequence ATGAACGCAGGCGATCGCGTGCGGGTCGAGCGCGCGGGACAGACCTACGAGGGCGTGTTGCTCCCCTCGACGACGCCGGAGCACCTCGTCGTCAAGCTCGAGGGCGGGTACAACGTCGGCATCGACCGTTCGGACGCCGACGTCGACGTCCTGGAGTCGGACGTCTACGACGTCGAGGACGGCGACGCCGAGGCCGAATCCGAAGTCGAGTTCGACGAGGATCTCCCCACGATCTCGCTGATCTCGACCGGTGGAACCATCGCCTCGACGGTCGACTACCGCACCGGCGCCGTCACCGCGCAGTTCGACGCCGAGGACGTGCTGCGCGCGGTGCCCGACCTCGCCGGCCTCGCCAACTACCGCGGGCGGGTCGTCGCCAACATCCTCTCGGAGAACATGACGCCCGACGTCTGGCAGGAGCTGGCGGGCGTCGTCGCCGAGGAGATCGAGCAGGGGGCCGACGGCGTCGTCGTGATGCACGGCACCGACACGATGCAGTTCACCGCGAGCGCGCTGGCGTTCATGCTCGATACTCCGGTGCCGATCGTGTTCACGGGCAGCCAGCGCTCGGCGGACCGGCCGTCCAGCGACAACGTGATGAACGCGGTCTGCGCCGTCGAGGCCGCCAAGAGCGACTGCGCGGAGGTGCTGGTCTGCATGCACGAAGACGAGTCCGACGAGGACTGCGCGCTCCACCGCGGGACGCGCGTCCGGAAGAACCACACCTCGCGCCGGGACGCCTTCGAGACGGTCGGCCGGAAGCCGCTCGGCCGCGTCGACTACGACGAGCGCGCGGTCACGTTCCGGCGCGAGCACGCGGAGCGCGGCGAAAGCGAGGCGCGACGCGCCTCGGAAACGTCGAGCGGCGAGCAGCCGGGAGACGCCGAACTCGCGGTCAGCGACGATCTGAACCCCGACGTCGCGCTGGTGAAGTTCACGCCCGGCACCGACGAGGCGGTGCTCGACCTCGCCGCAGAGAAGGACGGCATCGTGATCGAAGGGACGGGGCTTGGCCACGTCCACTCCGACTGGATCGACCGGATCGACGAGATCACCGACGCGGGGACGCCGGTCGTGATGACCAGCCAGTGTCTCGACGGGCGGGTCTGCGACCGGGTGTACGACACCGGCCGCGACCTGCTCGACGCCGGCGTCATCGAGGGCGAGGACGTGCTGCCCGGCACCGCGAAGGTGAAGCTGATGTGGGCGCTCGCCAACAGCCAGAATATCGCGGAGACGATGCGGACGCCGATCGCCGGCGAGATCACCGACCGATCGGTTCCCTGGAAGTGA